Proteins from one Macrobrachium rosenbergii isolate ZJJX-2024 chromosome 14, ASM4041242v1, whole genome shotgun sequence genomic window:
- the LOC136845976 gene encoding GTP-binding protein 2 isoform X2, protein MDTFLGLFDPALENETTQTQDLDELNGNIFPNHEEQLYKGRRGNLPIRVGTLGGVQRGPKVAMLPDQLPSEPQEGNIEYKLKLVNPNHERFKRLVSQMQWRLREGLGEAIYEIGVEDSGILLGLTQEELQASMTTLRRMARQLGASLTVIREKTISGHNGQTRKAAEVLVRKVPDDQYSIELRIAVLGNSDVGKSTLLGVLTRGELDNGRGCARLNVFRHRHEVCSGKTSSISLQILGFDSQGNVIDQTCTRSRDYDDEDICSQSIKIINFIDLAGDQKYLKTTVFGLSGYSPHYAVLVVSAFSGVAPMTEEHLSLARALDVPIVLVITKTDIASPQQIQRTINDLKQALTQPGYKRVPLLIQNEDDAITAGSNQLDNNIVPIFCASSVTGDGLSLLKKFLFVLPPRMSNKEREKLEQEPAEFQIDEVFHVDHSIIVGGLLTKGVITQGTTLLLGPMDNCSFIPVTVGSIHRNKVPCRVVCAGQSASLSLRGPNPGLRKGMKLMSREARPKACYYFQARTHILHHSTSICRGFQATVHIGNVRQTAVVEGIMGSKGLHTNDRASVIFRFLRQPELVENGARLLFRQGSTKGIGKVIQVFPEEPDNVNLYNFNER, encoded by the exons ATGGATACCTTTCTTGGCTTATTTGATCCAGCACTGGAAAATGAGACTACACAAACACAAGATTTGGATGAATTAAATGGCAATATTTTTCCTAACCATGAAGAGCAGCTGTACAAAGGCCGTAGGGGAAACCTTCCTATCCGTGTCGGTACCCTAGGTGGGGTACAGAGAGGACCTAAAGTAGCTATGCTGCCTGACCAGCTGCCTTCTGAGCCTCAAGAGGGCAACATTGAATACAAACTAAAGCTGGTGAATCCAAACCATGAGAGGTTCAAGAGGCTAGTATCTCAG ATGCAATGGAGATTAAGAGAAGGATTAGGTGAGGCCATATATGAAATAGGTGTGGAAGACTCTGGAATTCTATTGGGTTTAACGCAAGAAGAGCTACAAGCATCTATGACAACGCTGAGACGCATGGCAAGACAACTCGGAGCTTCTTTAACTGTGATAAGGGAAAAGACCATATCAGGCCACAACGGGCAGACTCGTAAAGCTGCTGAAGTCCTAGTCAGAAAG GTACCTGATGATCAGTATAGCATCGAGTTAAGGATTGCTGTTTTAGGCAACTCCGATGTAGGAAAGTCTACCTTATTAGGTGTACTCACAAGAGGAGAACTTGACAATGGGAGAGGTTGTGCACGTCTGAATGTATTCCGCCATAGGCATGAGGTTTGCTCTGGGAAGACTTCAAGTATATCACTACAGATTTTAGGTTTTGATTCTCAG ggAAATGTTATTGATCAAACCTGTACCCGTAGTCGGGActatgatgatgaagatatatgTAGTCAGTCAATAAAGATTATAAATTTCATTGATTTAGCTGGAGACCAAAAATATCTTAAGACTACAGTGTTTGGGCTTTCTGGATATTCTCCACATTATGCAGTGTTAGTTGTGAG TGCATTTTCCGGTGTTGCCCCTATGACCGAGGAGCACTTGAGCTTAGCTCGTGCTTTGGATGTACCGATAGTTTTAGTTATTACGAAGACAGATATTGCATCTCCTCAACAAATTCAGAGGACCATCAATGATCTCAAACAGGCACTGACACAACCTGGATATAAAAGG GTTCCTCTTCTAATACAAAATGAAGATGACGCAATCACTGCTGGGAGCAACCAGTTGGACAATAATATAGTTCCAATTTTCTGCGCTTCTAGTGTTACTGGTGATGGTCTGTCACTATTAAagaaattcctttttgttttacctCCAAGAATGagtaataaggagagagagaaattagagcag GAACCAGCAGAATTCCAGATTGATGAAGTTTTTCATGTGGATCACAGTATCATAGTTGGTGGTTTGTTGACCAAAGGCGTTATTACACAAGGAACCACCCTGTTGCTTG gACCCATGGACAATTGTAGCTTTATACCAGTAACTGTAGGATCTATCCATCGAAATAAGGTACCTTGTCGAGTTGTCTGTGCAGGACAGTCTGCATCTCTCTCCCTAAGAGGCCCAAATCCAGGCTTACGTAAAGGCATGAAACTAATGAGCAGAGAAGCAAGGCCAAAAGCATGTTATTATTTCCAG GCAAGGACTCATATTTTACATCACTCAACAAGTATTTGTCGAGGATTTCAAGCTACAGTCCACATTGGCAATGTGAGACAGACAGCTGTTGTGGAAGGAATTATGGGATCCAAGGGTTTACATACTAATGATAGAGCGTCTGTTATATTCAGATTTTTGAGGCAGCCTGAATTAGTTGAAAATGGGGCAAGACTCCTTTTCCGACAGGGGTCAACAAAAGGCATAGGGAAAGTAATTCAAGTGTTCCCAGAAGAACCTGATAATGTAAACCTGTATAATTTCAATGAAAgataa
- the LOC136845976 gene encoding GTP-binding protein 2 isoform X1: MLWSEDSEDDPINSGVVDLFGPDEGKTSKPSDGKGVREKKRQERERKQKSKEEKGAKRKQKDGSEETMDTFLGLFDPALENETTQTQDLDELNGNIFPNHEEQLYKGRRGNLPIRVGTLGGVQRGPKVAMLPDQLPSEPQEGNIEYKLKLVNPNHERFKRLVSQMQWRLREGLGEAIYEIGVEDSGILLGLTQEELQASMTTLRRMARQLGASLTVIREKTISGHNGQTRKAAEVLVRKVPDDQYSIELRIAVLGNSDVGKSTLLGVLTRGELDNGRGCARLNVFRHRHEVCSGKTSSISLQILGFDSQGNVIDQTCTRSRDYDDEDICSQSIKIINFIDLAGDQKYLKTTVFGLSGYSPHYAVLVVSAFSGVAPMTEEHLSLARALDVPIVLVITKTDIASPQQIQRTINDLKQALTQPGYKRVPLLIQNEDDAITAGSNQLDNNIVPIFCASSVTGDGLSLLKKFLFVLPPRMSNKEREKLEQEPAEFQIDEVFHVDHSIIVGGLLTKGVITQGTTLLLGPMDNCSFIPVTVGSIHRNKVPCRVVCAGQSASLSLRGPNPGLRKGMKLMSREARPKACYYFQARTHILHHSTSICRGFQATVHIGNVRQTAVVEGIMGSKGLHTNDRASVIFRFLRQPELVENGARLLFRQGSTKGIGKVIQVFPEEPDNVNLYNFNER, encoded by the exons ATGCTGTGGAGCGAGGACTCTGAGGACGACCCTATCAACAGTGGGGTCGTTGACCTTTTTGGTCCTGACGAGGGCAAAACATCGAAGCCCAGTGACGGCAAGGGAGTTAGGGAGAAGAAGAGACAAGAGCGCGAGAGGAAGCAGAAATCTAAAGAAGAAAAGGGAGCGAAGAGAAAACAGAAGGATGGTAGTGAG gAGACAATGGATACCTTTCTTGGCTTATTTGATCCAGCACTGGAAAATGAGACTACACAAACACAAGATTTGGATGAATTAAATGGCAATATTTTTCCTAACCATGAAGAGCAGCTGTACAAAGGCCGTAGGGGAAACCTTCCTATCCGTGTCGGTACCCTAGGTGGGGTACAGAGAGGACCTAAAGTAGCTATGCTGCCTGACCAGCTGCCTTCTGAGCCTCAAGAGGGCAACATTGAATACAAACTAAAGCTGGTGAATCCAAACCATGAGAGGTTCAAGAGGCTAGTATCTCAG ATGCAATGGAGATTAAGAGAAGGATTAGGTGAGGCCATATATGAAATAGGTGTGGAAGACTCTGGAATTCTATTGGGTTTAACGCAAGAAGAGCTACAAGCATCTATGACAACGCTGAGACGCATGGCAAGACAACTCGGAGCTTCTTTAACTGTGATAAGGGAAAAGACCATATCAGGCCACAACGGGCAGACTCGTAAAGCTGCTGAAGTCCTAGTCAGAAAG GTACCTGATGATCAGTATAGCATCGAGTTAAGGATTGCTGTTTTAGGCAACTCCGATGTAGGAAAGTCTACCTTATTAGGTGTACTCACAAGAGGAGAACTTGACAATGGGAGAGGTTGTGCACGTCTGAATGTATTCCGCCATAGGCATGAGGTTTGCTCTGGGAAGACTTCAAGTATATCACTACAGATTTTAGGTTTTGATTCTCAG ggAAATGTTATTGATCAAACCTGTACCCGTAGTCGGGActatgatgatgaagatatatgTAGTCAGTCAATAAAGATTATAAATTTCATTGATTTAGCTGGAGACCAAAAATATCTTAAGACTACAGTGTTTGGGCTTTCTGGATATTCTCCACATTATGCAGTGTTAGTTGTGAG TGCATTTTCCGGTGTTGCCCCTATGACCGAGGAGCACTTGAGCTTAGCTCGTGCTTTGGATGTACCGATAGTTTTAGTTATTACGAAGACAGATATTGCATCTCCTCAACAAATTCAGAGGACCATCAATGATCTCAAACAGGCACTGACACAACCTGGATATAAAAGG GTTCCTCTTCTAATACAAAATGAAGATGACGCAATCACTGCTGGGAGCAACCAGTTGGACAATAATATAGTTCCAATTTTCTGCGCTTCTAGTGTTACTGGTGATGGTCTGTCACTATTAAagaaattcctttttgttttacctCCAAGAATGagtaataaggagagagagaaattagagcag GAACCAGCAGAATTCCAGATTGATGAAGTTTTTCATGTGGATCACAGTATCATAGTTGGTGGTTTGTTGACCAAAGGCGTTATTACACAAGGAACCACCCTGTTGCTTG gACCCATGGACAATTGTAGCTTTATACCAGTAACTGTAGGATCTATCCATCGAAATAAGGTACCTTGTCGAGTTGTCTGTGCAGGACAGTCTGCATCTCTCTCCCTAAGAGGCCCAAATCCAGGCTTACGTAAAGGCATGAAACTAATGAGCAGAGAAGCAAGGCCAAAAGCATGTTATTATTTCCAG GCAAGGACTCATATTTTACATCACTCAACAAGTATTTGTCGAGGATTTCAAGCTACAGTCCACATTGGCAATGTGAGACAGACAGCTGTTGTGGAAGGAATTATGGGATCCAAGGGTTTACATACTAATGATAGAGCGTCTGTTATATTCAGATTTTTGAGGCAGCCTGAATTAGTTGAAAATGGGGCAAGACTCCTTTTCCGACAGGGGTCAACAAAAGGCATAGGGAAAGTAATTCAAGTGTTCCCAGAAGAACCTGATAATGTAAACCTGTATAATTTCAATGAAAgataa